In Osmia lignaria lignaria isolate PbOS001 chromosome 5, iyOsmLign1, whole genome shotgun sequence, a single genomic region encodes these proteins:
- the LOC117604741 gene encoding uncharacterized protein LOC117604741 isoform X1, whose product MSGDMFEGKDYPTQWALNPSAYQNMSNDQVDWAALAQQWIKMKETVVPPAPPPPTINPVCAGTDGSGEAPMDMDTKEDDVPPAPPAPTISGSAEAWSQWNQWGHWNTSGSGAGTWEWTGVPPPGVSIGSDGKPMGIPTVPIVPPAPTISTTSEFNVPPPAAPSLYSYNSVPPTQPYSQVSSYWSGEPPTAIPPQPPPFMKGVRHTNRTAHMRPIDAVRCREDREKTPEEDTTTTIDAAKRRQLPAWIREGLEKMEKEKQKAVERERQEVLRKQEIEARKQAEDEARAVLNPAKSKFDSDSDKETEQDADEGARNQQVTEKNFERTPDILLRPRKSRFRDADSPEAHGHTDRSPTTSSVTIPIPKRTREEVLQDVMLKVRRSLTEILLEVTNEEIGSICREVWSRARAKVPAGETPVASLNNMAPLAQITRKLGLGIYGDSNSESEEEQNDHVQAQNNDSDDELIETVKRRQQAFKKTEEEIEARLAEEDEREEQRYEEQYNKQQENHTGNTSCKDSVDEKETVNNQREASETLSSGGQSPQHQIAPPDTAKTNTPSGSADSESSSSESSSSDSSRNSSKKKRSSKARDREYRKRKSKSRSKSRSRKSRSRGSSDRGGRKRKSRSRSIKSRKEYRSRSSSNYRSTKKHRSRSRNRKRRRSRSRSCRRSRSSTATRKWSRSRSRGKRKSRSPSRSRRRSRSYSTRRSKSRGREKRRTRSRSRARDRSRSRSKGRKRSRSYVSRSKRRTRSRSRDHRKSRSRSRQSNHRDGKKSSHHRYRN is encoded by the exons ATGAGCGGAGATATGTTTGAAGGAAAAGATTACCCAACCCAGTGGGCTCTAAATCCTTCCGCTTACCAAAATATGAGTAATGATCAAG TTGATTGGGCAGCATTAGCTCAGCAGTGGATCAAAATGAAAGAAACTGTAGTGCCACCAGCACCACCTCCTCCTACTATTAATCCTGTGTGTGCTGGGACTGATGGGAGCGGAGAAGCTCCTATGGATATGGATACAAAAGAGGATGATGTACCACCAGCACCACCTGCACCCACAATTAGTGGTTCAG CTGAAGCTTGGAGTCAGTGGAATCAGTGGGGCCATTGGAATACCTCAGGTTCTGGAGCAGGTACTTGGGAATGGACTGGTGTACCTCCCCCTGGTGTTTCTATAGGTTCTGATGGGAAACCTATGGGAATTCCTACAGTACCTATTGTCCCACCTGCTCCAACTATATCTACAACATCTGAATTTAATGTACCACCTCCAGCAGCACCATCATTATATTCTTATAATTCAGTACCTCCAACACAACCTTATAGTCAG GTGTCTAGTTATTGGTCTGGAGAACCACCCACTGCAATACCCCCTCAACCACCCCCTTTTATGAAAGGAGTTAGACACACAAACAGAACAGCGCATATGAGGCCCATTGACGCTGTAAGGTGTCGAGAAGATCGTGAGAAAACGCCTGAAGAAGATACAACTACAACTATAG ACGCGGCAAAACGTAGGCAATTGCCAGCATGGATTAGGGAGGGTTTAGAAAAAATGgagaaagaaaagcaaaaagCTGTTGAAAGGGAAAGGCAAGAGGTTCTGAGGAAACAGGAAATAGAAGCTCGAAAACAAGCCGAAGACGAGGCTCGAGCAGTATTGAATCCTGCTAAAAGCAAATTC GACTCTGATTCTGATAAGGAAACAGAGCAGGATGCCGATGAGGGAGCACGTAATCAACAGGTCACCGAGAAAAATTTCGAACGGACCCCGGACATCCTTCTTCGACCACGGAAATCACGGTTTCGCGATGCGGATTCACCAGAAGCGCACGGGCATACAGATAGAAGTCCAACCACTTCCAGTGTGACTATACCCATACCGAAGCGAACCAGAGAAGAGGTGCTGCAGGACGTG ATGTTAAAGGTTCGGAGATCGCTTACGGAAATTCTTCTGGAGGTAACAAACGAAGAAATTGGTTCTATATGCAGAGAGGTTTGGAGCCGCGCACGTGCCAAAG TCCCTGCAGGAGAGACCCCCGTCGCATCCCTCAACAACATGGCCCCTCTTGCTCAGATCACTCGTAAGCTTG GTCTGGGCATCTATGGCGACAGCAACAGCGAGTCTGAGGAGGAGCAGAACGATCACGTCCAAGCTCAGAACAACGACAGCGACGATGAGCTGATA GAAACGGTGAAACGGCGTCAGCAAGCGTTCAAAAAGACGGAGGAGGAAATCGAGGCGCGTCTGGCCGAGGAGGATGAGAGAGAAGAGCAACGTTACGAGGAGCAGTATAATAAACAACAGGAAAATCATACTGGTAATACAAGCTGCAAGGACTCAG TTGATGAAAAAGAAACGGTAAATAATCAAAGAGAAGCGTCTGAAACTTTGTCGAGCGGCGGACAAAGTCCACAGCATCAAATAGCGCCGCCTGATACGGCAAAGACCAATACTCCATCAGGGTCGGCCGATTCCGAATCTAGCTCGTCCGAGTCGAGCAGCTCTGACTCGAGTCGTAACTCGTCCAAGAAGAAAAGATCGAGCAAAGCTCGTGATCGTGAATATCGAAAGAGGAAATCCAAAAGTAGAAGTAAATCGAGAAGCAGGAAATCACGGTCCCGTGGTTCGTCCGACCGTGGTGGCCGGAAACGCAAATCAAGGTCTAGATCGATTAAGTCACGTAAAGAATATCGTTCAAGGTCTTCGAGCAATTATAGGTCGACGAAGAAGCACAGATCGAGATCTAGAAATCGTAAACGTCGTAGATCTCGCTCGAGAAGTTGTCGTAGATCTAGATCCAGTACCGCGACCAGGAAATGGTCACGATCGCGTTCCCGGGGAAAGAGGAAGTCTCGTTCTCCTTCTAGAAGTCGAAGAAGAAGTCGTTCCTATTCAACTAGACGAAGTAAATCTCGTGGCAGGGAGAAAAGAAGAACACGATCACGATCAAGAGCCAGAGAcagatcacgatcacgatcaaaAGGACGAAAACGTTCGCGTTCTTACGTTTCCAGGAGTAAGAGAAGGACTCGATCTAGATCTAGGGATCATAGAAAATCACGATCAAGATCAAGGCAGTCGAATCATCGGGACGGTAAGAAATCGTCGCATCATCGGTACAGGAATTGA
- the LOC117604741 gene encoding uncharacterized protein LOC117604741 isoform X2 produces MSGDMFEGKDYPTQWALNPSAYQNMSNDQVDWAALAQQWIKMKETVVPPAPPPPTINPVCAGTDGSGEAPMDMDTKEDDVPPAPPAPTISGSAEAWSQWNQWGHWNTSGSGAGTWEWTGVPPPGVSIGSDGKPMGIPTVPIVPPAPTISTTSEFNVPPPAAPSLYSYNSVPPTQPYSQVSSYWSGEPPTAIPPQPPPFMKGVRHTNRTAHMRPIDAVRCREDREKTPEEDTTTTIDAAKRRQLPAWIREGLEKMEKEKQKAVERERQEVLRKQEIEARKQAEDEARAVLNPAKSKFDSDSDKETEQDADEGARNQQVTEKNFERTPDILLRPRKSRFRDADSPEAHGHTDRSPTTSSVTIPIPKRTREEVLQDVMLKVRRSLTEILLEVTNEEIGSICREVWSRARAKGLGIYGDSNSESEEEQNDHVQAQNNDSDDELIETVKRRQQAFKKTEEEIEARLAEEDEREEQRYEEQYNKQQENHTGNTSCKDSVDEKETVNNQREASETLSSGGQSPQHQIAPPDTAKTNTPSGSADSESSSSESSSSDSSRNSSKKKRSSKARDREYRKRKSKSRSKSRSRKSRSRGSSDRGGRKRKSRSRSIKSRKEYRSRSSSNYRSTKKHRSRSRNRKRRRSRSRSCRRSRSSTATRKWSRSRSRGKRKSRSPSRSRRRSRSYSTRRSKSRGREKRRTRSRSRARDRSRSRSKGRKRSRSYVSRSKRRTRSRSRDHRKSRSRSRQSNHRDGKKSSHHRYRN; encoded by the exons ATGAGCGGAGATATGTTTGAAGGAAAAGATTACCCAACCCAGTGGGCTCTAAATCCTTCCGCTTACCAAAATATGAGTAATGATCAAG TTGATTGGGCAGCATTAGCTCAGCAGTGGATCAAAATGAAAGAAACTGTAGTGCCACCAGCACCACCTCCTCCTACTATTAATCCTGTGTGTGCTGGGACTGATGGGAGCGGAGAAGCTCCTATGGATATGGATACAAAAGAGGATGATGTACCACCAGCACCACCTGCACCCACAATTAGTGGTTCAG CTGAAGCTTGGAGTCAGTGGAATCAGTGGGGCCATTGGAATACCTCAGGTTCTGGAGCAGGTACTTGGGAATGGACTGGTGTACCTCCCCCTGGTGTTTCTATAGGTTCTGATGGGAAACCTATGGGAATTCCTACAGTACCTATTGTCCCACCTGCTCCAACTATATCTACAACATCTGAATTTAATGTACCACCTCCAGCAGCACCATCATTATATTCTTATAATTCAGTACCTCCAACACAACCTTATAGTCAG GTGTCTAGTTATTGGTCTGGAGAACCACCCACTGCAATACCCCCTCAACCACCCCCTTTTATGAAAGGAGTTAGACACACAAACAGAACAGCGCATATGAGGCCCATTGACGCTGTAAGGTGTCGAGAAGATCGTGAGAAAACGCCTGAAGAAGATACAACTACAACTATAG ACGCGGCAAAACGTAGGCAATTGCCAGCATGGATTAGGGAGGGTTTAGAAAAAATGgagaaagaaaagcaaaaagCTGTTGAAAGGGAAAGGCAAGAGGTTCTGAGGAAACAGGAAATAGAAGCTCGAAAACAAGCCGAAGACGAGGCTCGAGCAGTATTGAATCCTGCTAAAAGCAAATTC GACTCTGATTCTGATAAGGAAACAGAGCAGGATGCCGATGAGGGAGCACGTAATCAACAGGTCACCGAGAAAAATTTCGAACGGACCCCGGACATCCTTCTTCGACCACGGAAATCACGGTTTCGCGATGCGGATTCACCAGAAGCGCACGGGCATACAGATAGAAGTCCAACCACTTCCAGTGTGACTATACCCATACCGAAGCGAACCAGAGAAGAGGTGCTGCAGGACGTG ATGTTAAAGGTTCGGAGATCGCTTACGGAAATTCTTCTGGAGGTAACAAACGAAGAAATTGGTTCTATATGCAGAGAGGTTTGGAGCCGCGCACGTGCCAAAG GTCTGGGCATCTATGGCGACAGCAACAGCGAGTCTGAGGAGGAGCAGAACGATCACGTCCAAGCTCAGAACAACGACAGCGACGATGAGCTGATA GAAACGGTGAAACGGCGTCAGCAAGCGTTCAAAAAGACGGAGGAGGAAATCGAGGCGCGTCTGGCCGAGGAGGATGAGAGAGAAGAGCAACGTTACGAGGAGCAGTATAATAAACAACAGGAAAATCATACTGGTAATACAAGCTGCAAGGACTCAG TTGATGAAAAAGAAACGGTAAATAATCAAAGAGAAGCGTCTGAAACTTTGTCGAGCGGCGGACAAAGTCCACAGCATCAAATAGCGCCGCCTGATACGGCAAAGACCAATACTCCATCAGGGTCGGCCGATTCCGAATCTAGCTCGTCCGAGTCGAGCAGCTCTGACTCGAGTCGTAACTCGTCCAAGAAGAAAAGATCGAGCAAAGCTCGTGATCGTGAATATCGAAAGAGGAAATCCAAAAGTAGAAGTAAATCGAGAAGCAGGAAATCACGGTCCCGTGGTTCGTCCGACCGTGGTGGCCGGAAACGCAAATCAAGGTCTAGATCGATTAAGTCACGTAAAGAATATCGTTCAAGGTCTTCGAGCAATTATAGGTCGACGAAGAAGCACAGATCGAGATCTAGAAATCGTAAACGTCGTAGATCTCGCTCGAGAAGTTGTCGTAGATCTAGATCCAGTACCGCGACCAGGAAATGGTCACGATCGCGTTCCCGGGGAAAGAGGAAGTCTCGTTCTCCTTCTAGAAGTCGAAGAAGAAGTCGTTCCTATTCAACTAGACGAAGTAAATCTCGTGGCAGGGAGAAAAGAAGAACACGATCACGATCAAGAGCCAGAGAcagatcacgatcacgatcaaaAGGACGAAAACGTTCGCGTTCTTACGTTTCCAGGAGTAAGAGAAGGACTCGATCTAGATCTAGGGATCATAGAAAATCACGATCAAGATCAAGGCAGTCGAATCATCGGGACGGTAAGAAATCGTCGCATCATCGGTACAGGAATTGA